The following proteins are co-located in the Syngnathus scovelli strain Florida chromosome 21, RoL_Ssco_1.2, whole genome shotgun sequence genome:
- the znf668 gene encoding zinc finger protein 668, translating to MATLQAGSPPPSNQQSPPAQDEHNQQEEAVARDTPVKKRGRGRPPKSKPSFKCSSCTESFRSVSALREHKLSAHGKECSSPLHACPQCQKIFSSKALLSKHESTHSAQRPFQCPDCHKAYKTPTELRNHSRSHTGEKPFVCSECGKAFMQAICLRIHMTQHNGERPHSCRQCSKSYPTLSKLKVHMRSHTGEKPYFCGECGKSFADPSVFRKHRRNHQGHRPYSCKDCGKTYTEVKDLKNHERSHTGEKPFLCADCGKAFSRSSSLVCHQRIHSQKKPYQCEQCGKSFTQLSSYQSHLRTHSGEKPYLCPQCGKMFSDPSSFRRHQRVHLGFKPYPCDKCSKRFRQPADLAMHERVHSGERPYKCQSCDKAFVASWDLRRHLLVHTGLRPFSCSECDKSFAERSSLNKHRRVHSGERPFKCGECLKSYVVSSSLRKHERTHLAEQAQQQQQQQQRRAQDETEAAGFATLPQFSCAHCDATFGTWEEVQAHENLHAVQRAPGPTAGSHTCSACPAEFALAAELREHEKQHPKARPHACDSCGKAFLNRAGLRKHQKIHSSNKPHTCDQCGKAFLFPAYLRKHLRTHGSASQSDLNIIHTDPLPSPPPTDPSPGPAESSGISLTVPVSVSADTFHALPEYLIKEEEL from the coding sequence ATGGCTACCTTGCAGGCTGGGAGCCCACCACCTTCAAATCAACAAAGCCCTCCCGCCCAAGATGAGCACAACCAACAAGAGGAAGCGGTGGCGAGGGACACGCCCGTGAAGAAACggggcagaggccgtcccccgaAATCCAAACCGTCCTTCAAGTGCTCGTCCTGCACCGAGTCCTTCCGGAGCGTGTCGGCGCTGCGCGAGCACAAGCTCTCGGCGCACGGCAAGGAGTGTTCGTCTCCTCTCCACGCGTGTCCGCAGTGTCAAAAGATCTTCTCCAGCAAGGCTCTTCTTTCCAAACACGAGAGCACGCACTCGGCCCAGCGGCCCTTCCAGTGTCCCGACTGCCACAAGGCGTACAAGACGCCCACCGAGCTGCGCAACCACAGTCGCTCACACACGGGCGAGAAGCCCTTCGTGTGCTCCGAGTGCGGCAAGGCCTTCATGCAGGCCATCTGCTTGCGCATCCACATGACGCAGCATAACGGCGAGCGGCCCCACTCCTGCCGCCAGTGCTCCAAGAGCTACCCCACTCTGTCCAAACTCAAGGTGCACATGCGCTCTCACACCGGGGAGAAGCCGTACTTTTGCGGCGAGTGCGGCAAGAGTTTCGCCGACCCCTCCGTGTTCCGCAAGCACCGACGCAACCACCAGGGCCATCGGCCGTACTCCTGCAAGGACTGCGGCAAAACCTACACGGAGGTGAAGGACCTGAAGAACCACGAGCGCTCGCACACGGGCGAGAAGCCCTTCCTGTGCGCCGACTGCGGCAAGGCCTTCTCCCGCTCGTCCTCGTTGGTCTGCCACCAGCGCATCCACTCCCAGAAAAAGCCGTATCAATGCGAGCAGTGCGGGAAAAGCTTCACGCAGCTGTCCTCCTACCAGTCTCATCTTCGCACGCACTCCGGCGAGAAGCCCTACTTGTGCCCGCAGTGCGGCAAGATGTTCTCCGACCCGTCCAGTTTCCGCCGGCACCAGCGAGTCCACCTGGGTTTCAAGCCCTACCCGTGCGACAAATGCTCCAAAAGATTCCGACAGCCGGCCGATCTAGCCATGCATGAACGGGTCCACTCCGGGGAGCGACCTTACAAATGTCAGAGCTGCGACAAGGCCTTCGTGGCCTCCTGGGACCTGCGGCGGCATTTGCTGGTGCACACGGGTCTACGGCCCTTCTCGTGCAGCGAGTGCGACAAGTCTTTCGCCGAGCGTTCCAGCCTCAACAAGCACCGCCGCGTGCACTCCGGAGAGCGCCCCTTCAAGTGCGGCGAGTGCCTCAAGTCGTACGTGGTGTCCTCCAGCCTGCGCAAACATGAGAGGACTCACTTGGCTGAGCAGgcgcaacaacagcagcaacagcagcagaggCGAGCGCAGGACGAGACGGAGGCGGCCGGCTTCGCGACTCTGCCGCAGTTTTCCTGCGCTCACTGCGACGCCACCTTCGGCACCTGGGAGGAAGTGCAGGCGCACGAGAACCTCCACGCCGTCCAGAGGGCCCCGGGCCCGACGGCGGGCTCGCACACCTGCTCCGCCTGCCCGGCGGAGTTCGCCCTGGCGGCGGAGCTGCGGGAGCACGAGAAGCAGCATCCCAAGGCCAGGCCTCACGCGTGCGACAGCTGCGGCAAAGCTTTTCTCAACCGGGCAGGCCTGCGCAAGCACCAGAAGATCCACTCCAGCAATAAACCTCATACCTGTGACCAGTGCGGGAAAGCTTTCCTGTTCCCCGCCTACCTCCGCAAGCACTTACGGACCCATGGCAGCGCTTCACAGTCCGACTTGAACATCATCCACACCGACCCGCTGCCTTCGCCTCCCCCTACCGATCCATCTCCTGGCCCCGCGGAGTCCAGCGGCATCTCCTTGACCGTTCCTGTCAGTGTGTCCGCTGATACTTTTCACGCTTTGCCAGAATATTTGATCAAGGAAGAAGAACTTTAA
- the si:dkey-9k7.3 gene encoding circularly permutated Ras protein 1 has product MEFACDYIYVPPPVVPKDNQQVFKRSALLPPVSWTRPLRAPPPPPVEVKVSKEPEKSKAKERAVSTSILYDNADVGEKSKPITPTRKTALLPPHLRPAAGSRSPSPSERHLYDNEDNSESSRYADSSPSAPEGAGLDGNSPGRVIPSAPCLPPRPFFTNMPEYLVLLPESCPSEKTLLCPPPVTPPPASTEDNEPLPGNPNVILVSLGKLLSEKVEHTQGKLRSCTQCGSVLEPIYDNVINSCYFCEPPEQRSIPSNGLQHGLFLLSPADKLQSASQPLLIFCIDISASMSITSQVLAGEECVHRSRLEFVQEAVLLCVQKLRKQQSDTPVGLITFNYEVTVHGYGDFPSHVLSGDDLMDSEHLKAAASLFPTPPPLSYTKNFLDQQVKGLSAVGTTALGPAALVAITMASRHPGSKVIICTDGKANTTLGNLEVDDNDARALLSSTIFYQELGEDAANQGVTVSVLSIEGTDCRLDELGRLADRTGGKVVITNPKMLQSEFEQIIENTTIATKCTVTLILPKPMRMRGEKEATHKALRNVGNVHPEEEITFQFVASETEASTVSVQLQLRYTQKNGQTMLRVFTMTRRVTSENLVVLSSLSLPIIQLNSSQASAALAVRGRFPDARRESEQQKKLIEKVIEHNRSAEDRETYKEWVSTMEPIYNNIHNFTRAKSVVSDSQSLTDAGAALLYTMKQSNRKTIMIKNDRNLRFLKRSKY; this is encoded by the exons ATGGAATTTGCTTGTGATTATATTTACGTACCTCCACCGGTGGTTCCAAAGGACAACCAACAAGTCTTCAAACGCTCAG CGCTCCTACCTCCCGTCAGCTGGACTCGGCCTCTCAGAGCGCCCCCTCCGCCGCCCGTCGAGGTCAAGGTCAGCAAGGAGCCGGAGAAGAGCAAAGCGAAGGAGCGGGCGGTGTCGACGTCCATTTTATATGACAACGCTGACGTTGGGGAAAAATCGAAGCCGATAACGCCCACCCGCAAGACAG CTTTACTTCCACCTCACCTGAGACCGGCGGCAGGCAGCCGCTCGCCTTCTCCCAGCGAGCGGCATCTTTACGACAACGAAGACAATTCAGAGTCATCTCGGTACGCAGACAGCTCGCCAAGTGCACCGGAAGGTGCCGGGCTCGATGGAAACTCCCCTGGCCGGGTGATAC CTTCCGCCCCTTGTCTTCCACCTCGTCCTTTCTTCACGAACATGCCGGAGTATTTGGTGCTCCTGCCCGAATCTTGCCCCAGTGAAAAAACGCTTCTGTGCCCCCCGCCAGTGACCCCACCTCCAG CATCCACGGAAGACAACGAGCCACTGCCGGGAAACCCCAACGTGATCCTTGTCAGTTTGGGAAAGCTGCTCTCGGAAAAAG TGGAGCACACCCAGGGGAAACTCAGATCCTGCACTCAGTGTGGCTCGGTGCTGGAGCCCATCTACGACAACGTG ATAAACAGTTGTTACTTCTGCGAGCCGCCTGAGCAACGTAGCATCCCGAGTAACGGCTTGCAGCACGGCCTGTTCTTGCTGAGCCCGGCCGATAAACTCCAAAGCGCCTCGCAGCCTCTGCTCATCTTCTGCATCGACATCTCGGCCTCCATGAGCATCACCTCCCAG GTGTTGGCAGGAGAGGAGTGTGTCCACAGATCACGCCTGGAG TTTGTCCAGGAAGCTGTTTTGCTTTGTGTTCAAAAGCTGCGCAAACAACAGTCCGACACACCCGTGGGGCTCATCACCTTCAACTATGAG GTGACAGTACACGGATACGGAGATTTCccatcacatgtcctgagtggggATGACCTGATGGACAGCGAGCATCTAAAAGCGGCCGCGTCTTTGTTCCCCACTCCGCCGCCGCTGTCATACACCAAGAACTTCCTGGACCAACAAGTCAAGGG TTTGTCTGCAGTGGGCACTACAGCATTGGGCCCAGCGGCTCTCGTGGCCATCACAATGGCCTCCAGACACCCGGGCTCCAAG GTGATCATCTGCACAGACGGGAAGGCTAATACGACGTTAGGCAATCTGGAGGTGGACGACAACGATGCACGCGCTCTCCTCTCATCCACCATCTTCTACCAAGAACTGGGGGAAGATGCAGCCAATCAGGg TGTGACCGTGTCAGTGCTCTCGATAGAGGGAACCGACTGCAGGCTGGATGAGCTGGGTCGACTCGCCGATCGCACGGGAGGAAAA GTGGTGATCACAAATCCCAAAATGCTCCAATCCGAGTTTGAGCAGATCATTGAGAACACCACCATAGCCACCAAATGCACCGTCACCTTGATTCTGCCCAAACCGAT GCGAATGAGAGGAGAGAAGGAGGCGACACACAAAGCGCTCCGAAATGTGGGGAACGTGCACCCGGAAGAAGAGATCACGTTCCAATTCGTGGCTAGTGAGACAGAAG CGTCCACCGTGTCCGTCCAGCTGCAACTCCGATACACACAGAAGAACGGCCAGACGATGCTGCGAGTGTTCACCATGACCCGACGCGTCACGAGTGAAAA CTTGGTGGTGCTGTCCTCTCTTTCGCTGCCCATCATTCAGCTCAACTCCTCACAGGCCAGCGCCGCTCTGGCCGTCCGAGGGCGCTTCCCGGACGCTCGGCGGGAAAGCGAGCAGCAGAAGAAGCTCATCGAGAAAGTGAT AGAGCACAACCGCAGCGCCGAGGACAGAGAGACATACAAAGAATGGGTCAGCACCATGGAGCCGATatacaacaacatccataaCTTCACCAGG GCCAAATCTGTCGTCTCTGACTCACAG TCTCTGACAGATGCTGGTGCAGCGTTGCTGTACACCATGAAGCAGAGCAATAGGAAGACCATCATGATCAAGAATGATCGGAACCTTCGCTTTTTAAAGCGGTCCAAATACTGA
- the LOC125991312 gene encoding protein kinase C and casein kinase substrate in neurons protein 3 isoform X2, producing the protein MASLPPEPTQDFAKRSFWMPGNYVPTVHRTQQSYRACNDLVACFAERAAVEKQYAQQLRQWSAKWKAIMDSRPLYGSLMAAWQSFFTSTERLSALHLTISESLVAEEGVRVKTWQRDTFPKKLFCGLRESHDNNASFSRAQKPWNKRLSKLEKARATYHKCCQKEQSAMDKEKQVNEVENISPEKKQKVAEAREVATDAKEKARERYEKILEDVTSYTPRYMEEMEVIFEQSQEEERKRISFLKQAFLSIHRHLDVTNNENIKEVYNDLHQALMAINEEEDLKWWKNNHGPGMLTNWPKIQEWVPPVKKLKRKKREQKSKEGQPVMIGGVKVRALYDYTGEEGDELSFKTGEEFLKVEEEDDQGWCRGILSGGKEGFYPANYAVLVE; encoded by the exons ATGGCGAGCCTCCCCCCAGAACCCACTCAAGACTTCGCCAAACGCAGCTTCTGGATG CCTGGGAATTACGTACCGACGGTGCACAGAACCCAGCAGTCCTACCGGGCCTGCAACGACCTGGTGGCCTGCTTCGCCGAGAGGGCCGCGGTGGAAAAGCAGTACGCCCAGCAGCTCAGGCAGTGGAGTGCCAAGTGGAAGGCCATCATGGATTCTC gGCCCCTCTACGGTTCGCTGATGGCGGCCTGGCAGAGCTTCTTCACCTCTACCGAGCGCCTGTCCGCTCTCCATTTGACCATCTCGGAGTCCCTCGTGGCCGAGGAAGGCGTCCGGGTCAAGACCTGGCAGAGGGATACGTTCCCCAAGAAACTCTTTTGCGGCCTCCGGGAAAGCCACGACAACAACGCTAGTTTTTCACGAGCGCAGAAACCGTGGAACAAGAGGCTGAGCAAG CTGGAGAAGGCCCGGGCCACCTACCACAAGTGTTGTCAGAAGGAACAGAGCGCCATGGACAAAGAGAAACAAGTCAACGAAGTTGAAAATATCAGTCCAGAGAAAAAGCAGAAGGTGGCGGAGGCCAGAGAGGTCGCGACCGACGCTAAGGAAAAG GCTCGGGAGCGCTACGAGAAAATCCTGGAGGACGTGACGAGCTACACGCCGCGCTACATGGAGGAGATGGAGGTGATCTTTGAGCAGTCGCAGGAGGAAGAGAGGAAACGCATCAGCTTCTTGAAGCAGGCCTTCCTGTCCATCCACAGACACCTCGACGTCACCAACAATGAGAA CATAAAGGAAGTGTACAACGACCTCCACCAAGCCTTGATGGCCATCAACGAGGAAGAGGATCTCAAATGGTGGAAGAACAATCACGGGCCTGGCATGCTCACCAACTGGCCAAAAATCCAG GAGTGGGTCCCACCGGTGAAGAAGCTGAAAAGAAAGAAGAGAGAGCAGAAAAGCAAAGAAGGCCAGCC AGTGATGATCGGAGGCGTGAAGGTTCGAGCTCTGTATGACTACACGGGGGAGGAGGGGGATGAGCTCTCCTTTAAAACAG GTGAGGAGTTCCtgaaggtggaggaggaggacgaccaGGGCTGGTGCCGAGGGATCCTGAGCGGAGGGAAGGAAGGTTTCTACCCGGCCAATTACGCCGTACTCGTCGAGTGA
- the LOC125991312 gene encoding protein kinase C and casein kinase substrate in neurons protein 3 isoform X1: MARGAEACERETATIMASLPPEPTQDFAKRSFWMPGNYVPTVHRTQQSYRACNDLVACFAERAAVEKQYAQQLRQWSAKWKAIMDSRPLYGSLMAAWQSFFTSTERLSALHLTISESLVAEEGVRVKTWQRDTFPKKLFCGLRESHDNNASFSRAQKPWNKRLSKLEKARATYHKCCQKEQSAMDKEKQVNEVENISPEKKQKVAEAREVATDAKEKARERYEKILEDVTSYTPRYMEEMEVIFEQSQEEERKRISFLKQAFLSIHRHLDVTNNENIKEVYNDLHQALMAINEEEDLKWWKNNHGPGMLTNWPKIQEWVPPVKKLKRKKREQKSKEGQPVMIGGVKVRALYDYTGEEGDELSFKTGEEFLKVEEEDDQGWCRGILSGGKEGFYPANYAVLVE; encoded by the exons ATGGCTCGTGGTGCTGAGGCGTG CGAACGCGAGACAGCCACCATCATGGCGAGCCTCCCCCCAGAACCCACTCAAGACTTCGCCAAACGCAGCTTCTGGATG CCTGGGAATTACGTACCGACGGTGCACAGAACCCAGCAGTCCTACCGGGCCTGCAACGACCTGGTGGCCTGCTTCGCCGAGAGGGCCGCGGTGGAAAAGCAGTACGCCCAGCAGCTCAGGCAGTGGAGTGCCAAGTGGAAGGCCATCATGGATTCTC gGCCCCTCTACGGTTCGCTGATGGCGGCCTGGCAGAGCTTCTTCACCTCTACCGAGCGCCTGTCCGCTCTCCATTTGACCATCTCGGAGTCCCTCGTGGCCGAGGAAGGCGTCCGGGTCAAGACCTGGCAGAGGGATACGTTCCCCAAGAAACTCTTTTGCGGCCTCCGGGAAAGCCACGACAACAACGCTAGTTTTTCACGAGCGCAGAAACCGTGGAACAAGAGGCTGAGCAAG CTGGAGAAGGCCCGGGCCACCTACCACAAGTGTTGTCAGAAGGAACAGAGCGCCATGGACAAAGAGAAACAAGTCAACGAAGTTGAAAATATCAGTCCAGAGAAAAAGCAGAAGGTGGCGGAGGCCAGAGAGGTCGCGACCGACGCTAAGGAAAAG GCTCGGGAGCGCTACGAGAAAATCCTGGAGGACGTGACGAGCTACACGCCGCGCTACATGGAGGAGATGGAGGTGATCTTTGAGCAGTCGCAGGAGGAAGAGAGGAAACGCATCAGCTTCTTGAAGCAGGCCTTCCTGTCCATCCACAGACACCTCGACGTCACCAACAATGAGAA CATAAAGGAAGTGTACAACGACCTCCACCAAGCCTTGATGGCCATCAACGAGGAAGAGGATCTCAAATGGTGGAAGAACAATCACGGGCCTGGCATGCTCACCAACTGGCCAAAAATCCAG GAGTGGGTCCCACCGGTGAAGAAGCTGAAAAGAAAGAAGAGAGAGCAGAAAAGCAAAGAAGGCCAGCC AGTGATGATCGGAGGCGTGAAGGTTCGAGCTCTGTATGACTACACGGGGGAGGAGGGGGATGAGCTCTCCTTTAAAACAG GTGAGGAGTTCCtgaaggtggaggaggaggacgaccaGGGCTGGTGCCGAGGGATCCTGAGCGGAGGGAAGGAAGGTTTCTACCCGGCCAATTACGCCGTACTCGTCGAGTGA
- the LOC125991312 gene encoding protein kinase C and casein kinase substrate in neurons protein 3 isoform X3: MARGAEACERETATIMASLPPEPTQDFAKRSFWMPGNYVPTVHRTQQSYRACNDLVACFAERAAVEKQYAQQLRQWSAKWKAIMDSRPLYGSLMAAWQSFFTSTERLSALHLTISESLVAEEGVRVKTWQRDTFPKKLFCGLRESHDNNASFSRAQKPWNKRLSKLEKARATYHKCCQKEQSAMDKEKQVNEVENISPEKKQKVAEAREVATDAKEKARERYEKILEDVTSYTPRYMEEMEVIFEQSQEEERKRISFLKQAFLSIHRHLDVTNNENIKEVYNDLHQALMAINEEEDLKWWKNNHGPGMLTNWPKIQEWVPPVKKLKRKKREQKSKEGQP; encoded by the exons ATGGCTCGTGGTGCTGAGGCGTG CGAACGCGAGACAGCCACCATCATGGCGAGCCTCCCCCCAGAACCCACTCAAGACTTCGCCAAACGCAGCTTCTGGATG CCTGGGAATTACGTACCGACGGTGCACAGAACCCAGCAGTCCTACCGGGCCTGCAACGACCTGGTGGCCTGCTTCGCCGAGAGGGCCGCGGTGGAAAAGCAGTACGCCCAGCAGCTCAGGCAGTGGAGTGCCAAGTGGAAGGCCATCATGGATTCTC gGCCCCTCTACGGTTCGCTGATGGCGGCCTGGCAGAGCTTCTTCACCTCTACCGAGCGCCTGTCCGCTCTCCATTTGACCATCTCGGAGTCCCTCGTGGCCGAGGAAGGCGTCCGGGTCAAGACCTGGCAGAGGGATACGTTCCCCAAGAAACTCTTTTGCGGCCTCCGGGAAAGCCACGACAACAACGCTAGTTTTTCACGAGCGCAGAAACCGTGGAACAAGAGGCTGAGCAAG CTGGAGAAGGCCCGGGCCACCTACCACAAGTGTTGTCAGAAGGAACAGAGCGCCATGGACAAAGAGAAACAAGTCAACGAAGTTGAAAATATCAGTCCAGAGAAAAAGCAGAAGGTGGCGGAGGCCAGAGAGGTCGCGACCGACGCTAAGGAAAAG GCTCGGGAGCGCTACGAGAAAATCCTGGAGGACGTGACGAGCTACACGCCGCGCTACATGGAGGAGATGGAGGTGATCTTTGAGCAGTCGCAGGAGGAAGAGAGGAAACGCATCAGCTTCTTGAAGCAGGCCTTCCTGTCCATCCACAGACACCTCGACGTCACCAACAATGAGAA CATAAAGGAAGTGTACAACGACCTCCACCAAGCCTTGATGGCCATCAACGAGGAAGAGGATCTCAAATGGTGGAAGAACAATCACGGGCCTGGCATGCTCACCAACTGGCCAAAAATCCAG GAGTGGGTCCCACCGGTGAAGAAGCTGAAAAGAAAGAAGAGAGAGCAGAAAAGCAAAGAAGGCCAGCC GTGA